Proteins found in one Longimicrobiales bacterium genomic segment:
- a CDS encoding acyl-CoA dehydrogenase family protein translates to MTATPEMLEIRGLARDFAAAELRPHAERWDADRALDDDVAAKIAELGFFGMLVPEERGGMGFGLPTYLTALEELAWGEPGAALLVAQSVLAADVLVRFGGSTHEHDVDALAAGEVLGCVAFAEPDSADGAGAPTNAVEHDGSWTLNGSSPWVTNGARAGVAVVLAQADGTPALFALTPDMGYTSGVPAATMGLRSVDVVPLDFNGVQAPADARLSWSGNDARAALDPLGCLSAAAIAVGISQAALDHAVHYANEREQFGQPIRSFEGIQFKLAEMATRTAAARCLIQRAAERPDDPAAAAMAKLAAGSCAMYVTTDAVQIFGGYGYMRDYPVEKLMRDAKAMEMLHGTSEMQRLRIAAALYAD, encoded by the coding sequence GTGACCGCGACTCCGGAGATGCTCGAGATCCGCGGCCTCGCCCGCGACTTCGCCGCCGCGGAGCTGCGCCCGCACGCCGAGCGCTGGGACGCGGACCGCGCGCTGGATGATGACGTCGCTGCGAAGATTGCGGAGCTGGGATTCTTCGGCATGCTCGTTCCCGAGGAACGCGGCGGCATGGGCTTCGGTCTGCCCACATACCTCACTGCGCTGGAGGAGCTGGCGTGGGGCGAGCCCGGTGCCGCACTGCTCGTCGCGCAGAGCGTGCTTGCCGCGGACGTCCTCGTCCGGTTCGGCGGCAGCACACACGAACACGACGTCGACGCGCTCGCGGCGGGCGAAGTGCTCGGCTGTGTCGCATTCGCCGAGCCCGACTCAGCGGACGGAGCCGGCGCGCCGACGAATGCTGTCGAGCATGATGGTTCCTGGACGTTGAACGGGAGCAGCCCATGGGTGACGAACGGCGCGCGCGCCGGTGTCGCGGTAGTGCTCGCGCAGGCGGACGGCACGCCCGCGCTCTTCGCACTCACTCCCGATATGGGTTACACGTCCGGGGTTCCCGCGGCGACCATGGGACTGCGTTCCGTGGACGTGGTGCCGCTCGATTTCAACGGAGTACAGGCGCCCGCGGACGCGCGCCTGAGCTGGAGCGGCAACGATGCGCGCGCCGCGCTCGACCCGCTCGGCTGCCTGTCGGCCGCGGCCATTGCAGTCGGGATCTCGCAGGCTGCACTCGACCACGCGGTGCATTACGCGAACGAGCGCGAGCAGTTCGGCCAGCCGATCCGCAGCTTCGAAGGCATCCAGTTCAAGCTCGCGGAGATGGCCACGCGCACCGCTGCCGCCCGCTGCCTCATCCAGCGTGCGGCAGAGCGGCCGGATGATCCAGCGGCAGCGGCAATGGCCAAGCTCGCCGCGGGTTCGTGTGCGATGTATGTAACGACGGACGCTGTACAGATCTTCGGCGGATATGGCTATATGCGTGATTACCCCGTGGAGAAGCTCATGCGGGACGCAAAGGCCATGGAGATGCTGCACGGCACCAGTGAGATGCAGCGGCTCCGCATCGCGGCGGCGCTGTACGCCGATTGA
- a CDS encoding Glu/Leu/Phe/Val dehydrogenase dimerization domain-containing protein yields the protein MNIFERIAEHSHEQLVFCHEPSAGYRGIIAIHNTTLGPALGGTRFWNYRNDEEAIVDALRLARGMTYKAAVAGLNLGGGKSVIIGDNKTTRREMIFRAHGRFVESLGGRYITAEDVGTSVEDMDYVKMETEAVTGVAGGSGDPSPVTAYGVYRGIKACAREKYGSDSVDGMSIAVQGTGHVGYYVCKYLAEEGAKLTVTDIDTARAQRVVDEFGAKHVSPDEIYCVDAQVFAPCALGAVVNDDTLAEFKFEIIAGAANNQLAQERHGDQLHKRGILYAPDYVINAGGLINVYGELNDWSAEQARRKAGEIYETLCQIFELAKDDGLPTYEAADRVAERRIEQVGALKRTWV from the coding sequence ATGAACATTTTCGAGCGTATCGCCGAGCACAGCCACGAGCAGCTCGTGTTCTGCCACGAGCCCTCGGCCGGCTACAGGGGCATCATTGCAATACACAACACCACGCTCGGTCCCGCACTCGGTGGCACGCGCTTCTGGAACTACCGCAACGACGAAGAAGCGATAGTTGATGCGCTCAGACTCGCCCGCGGCATGACGTACAAGGCCGCCGTCGCCGGCCTCAACCTCGGCGGCGGCAAGTCCGTCATCATCGGTGACAACAAGACCACGCGCCGGGAGATGATCTTCCGCGCCCACGGTCGCTTCGTCGAGTCACTCGGCGGCCGTTACATCACCGCGGAGGATGTCGGCACGAGTGTCGAGGACATGGACTACGTGAAGATGGAGACGGAGGCGGTCACGGGCGTCGCCGGTGGATCAGGTGACCCGTCGCCGGTCACCGCCTACGGCGTCTACCGCGGGATCAAGGCATGCGCCAGGGAGAAGTACGGGTCCGATTCCGTGGACGGCATGAGTATCGCCGTGCAGGGCACCGGTCATGTCGGATACTACGTCTGCAAGTACCTGGCAGAGGAAGGGGCGAAGCTGACAGTTACCGACATCGACACGGCGCGCGCGCAGCGCGTCGTCGACGAGTTCGGTGCTAAGCATGTCAGCCCGGATGAGATATACTGCGTGGACGCCCAGGTGTTCGCGCCATGCGCGCTCGGTGCAGTGGTGAATGACGATACACTCGCTGAGTTCAAGTTCGAGATCATCGCGGGCGCGGCCAACAACCAGCTCGCGCAGGAGCGGCACGGCGATCAGCTGCACAAGCGCGGCATCCTCTATGCGCCCGATTACGTGATCAACGCCGGCGGACTGATCAACGTATACGGCGAACTGAACGACTGGTCGGCAGAGCAGGCGCGTCGCAAGGCGGGCGAGATCTACGAAACGCTCTGCCAGATCTTCGAGCTGGCAAAGGACGACGGCCTGCCGACGTACGAAGCGGCCGACCGGGTTGCGGAACGCCGCATCGAGCAGGTGGGTGCGCTCAAGAGGACGTGGGTCTGA
- the glyA gene encoding serine hydroxymethyltransferase, translated as MGLIMMDALRSADPEIYDAVVAEAERQHGTLELIASENFTSPAVLQAAGTVLTNKYAEGYPGKRYYGGCEYVDVAESLAISRALELFGGDHANVQPHSGAQANMAAYFATLEPGDTLLGMNLSHGGHLTHGSPVNFSGRIYRAVAYGVGDDGRIDYGQVREQALKHRPKVIVAGASAYARIIDFAAFAEIAREVEARLIVDMAHIAGLVAGGAHPSPIPHADIVTSTTHKTLRGPRSGFVVCRADLAKAIDKQVFPGMQGGPLMHIIAAKAVAFREALAPEFQVYAQQVVRNAQALAESLMSNGFDLVSGGTDNHLVLLDLRSKGELTGKLAEESLERARITCNKNTVPGEQRSPFVTSGVRLGTAALTTRGMGPAEMTRIGGWIAEVLNAPGDTGVVERVSAQVNELCAGFPLYPGFRGEHEHARA; from the coding sequence GTGGGTCTGATCATGATGGACGCGCTGCGCAGTGCCGATCCGGAGATCTACGACGCCGTAGTGGCTGAAGCCGAGCGGCAGCACGGCACACTCGAGTTGATTGCCAGCGAGAACTTCACGTCACCGGCGGTACTGCAGGCGGCAGGTACGGTCCTCACCAACAAGTACGCCGAAGGCTATCCCGGGAAGCGGTACTACGGCGGCTGCGAGTATGTCGACGTGGCGGAGTCACTCGCAATCTCACGCGCGCTCGAGCTTTTCGGCGGGGATCACGCCAATGTGCAGCCGCACTCGGGTGCGCAGGCCAACATGGCCGCGTACTTCGCCACGCTCGAACCCGGTGACACGCTGCTCGGCATGAACCTGTCGCACGGCGGCCACCTCACGCACGGATCTCCGGTCAATTTCAGCGGCCGCATCTACCGGGCTGTCGCGTACGGCGTAGGTGATGACGGACGCATCGACTACGGTCAGGTACGCGAACAGGCGCTGAAGCATCGGCCGAAAGTGATCGTTGCAGGCGCGAGCGCATACGCCCGCATCATCGATTTCGCCGCGTTCGCGGAGATCGCACGGGAGGTGGAGGCACGTCTCATCGTGGACATGGCGCACATCGCCGGCCTCGTCGCCGGCGGCGCTCACCCGAGCCCGATCCCGCACGCCGACATTGTCACATCCACCACGCACAAGACGTTGCGGGGACCGCGCAGCGGATTCGTCGTGTGTCGCGCCGACCTCGCGAAGGCGATCGACAAGCAGGTCTTCCCGGGCATGCAGGGAGGGCCGCTCATGCACATCATCGCGGCGAAGGCCGTCGCATTCCGGGAGGCCCTTGCGCCCGAGTTCCAGGTGTACGCTCAGCAGGTGGTCCGCAACGCACAGGCGCTCGCGGAATCGCTCATGTCGAACGGGTTCGACCTGGTCAGCGGCGGTACTGACAACCACCTCGTCCTCCTCGACCTGCGCAGCAAGGGCGAGCTCACCGGCAAGCTGGCCGAGGAGTCCCTGGAGCGCGCGCGCATCACATGCAACAAGAACACGGTGCCGGGTGAGCAGCGCTCGCCGTTCGTCACGTCGGGCGTCCGTCTCGGTACGGCCGCTCTCACCACTCGTGGCATGGGTCCCGCAGAGATGACACGCATCGGCGGCTGGATTGCCGAAGTACTGAATGCGCCCGGCGACACCGGGGTGGTCGAGCGCGTGTCGGCGCAGGTGAACGAGCTCTGCGCCGGCTTTCCACTGTACCCGGGGTTCCGCGGCGAACATGAGCACGCGCGGGCCTGA
- a CDS encoding Minf_1886 family protein, with protein sequence MDEELFAALRARNPRYPEAAYVFVLGALNYVLERLPEPRHITGGEMAGGVRDMAIDRFGPMARTVLEHWGIERTADVGEIVFALVESGVLIKQEEDTRDDFVDVFDFDDAFGSPYPRRASGD encoded by the coding sequence ATGGACGAGGAGCTGTTTGCAGCCCTGCGCGCACGCAATCCGCGTTATCCGGAGGCCGCATATGTCTTCGTTCTCGGCGCGCTGAACTACGTCCTCGAGCGGCTGCCGGAGCCGCGCCATATCACCGGCGGTGAGATGGCTGGCGGGGTTCGCGACATGGCGATCGACCGATTCGGTCCCATGGCCCGTACCGTACTCGAGCACTGGGGAATCGAGCGGACCGCAGACGTCGGGGAAATCGTCTTCGCGCTGGTGGAGAGCGGCGTCCTCATCAAGCAGGAAGAGGATACCCGCGACGACTTCGTCGATGTCTTCGATTTCGATGATGCGTTCGGCAGTCCGTACCCCCGCAGGGCCAGCGGCGACTGA
- a CDS encoding NAD(P)H-hydrate dehydratase, with protein sequence MTYSSTADPATGVYGCLDVPLPTAAQAAAADTVSHRKYNIPDRVLMESAGRAAAFVLQRLYPEGRVVGVAGSGHNGGDLLVMLRVLHAWGRDVAVIAAGSAPPDTTLLHGESLEIIAADNAGDALSHAAVIVDGMLGTGAQGPPRGRIIDWIRRVNDAAAPVLALDLPTGVDPTTGTVGDNAVRADVTVTFGWPKLGLLLHPARDLCGRIVAVEIGFPPGSLTSEARLITPAWARRHLRARDPSAHKGTAGRLLILAGHEGMAGAAAIAGQAALRAGAGLVRIASEVTNRVILQTLIPEATFLDRAELHSDDLEPMHALVAGPGLGTDGRARTALSSALEMMAGMPALLDADALNVHAEEPGAIRDIAAGRPLVITPHARELSRISHQPLDDILADMPGAARAAAREFNCVVLLKGQPSLIALPDGTLLVNAVGSSDTATAGMGDQLAGTIGAMLAGGYGAVEAGALGLFLSGRAADLAGLGRSLTPAEVSGHLAAAIADPGPVASTLDLPFVTFDQPQRR encoded by the coding sequence ATGACTTACTCTTCCACAGCTGACCCGGCGACGGGAGTGTACGGCTGTCTGGACGTGCCGCTTCCGACGGCCGCCCAGGCCGCCGCCGCCGACACGGTCTCCCATCGCAAGTACAACATTCCTGATCGAGTGCTCATGGAGAGCGCGGGGCGCGCTGCCGCGTTCGTCCTCCAGCGTCTCTATCCGGAAGGACGGGTGGTAGGAGTGGCGGGCAGCGGGCACAATGGTGGGGACCTGCTCGTCATGCTGCGCGTCCTGCACGCATGGGGCCGTGATGTCGCCGTGATCGCCGCGGGCTCCGCGCCGCCCGACACGACGTTGCTGCACGGCGAATCCCTCGAGATCATCGCGGCGGACAATGCCGGCGATGCACTGTCCCATGCGGCGGTGATCGTGGACGGAATGCTCGGCACCGGCGCTCAGGGTCCGCCGCGGGGGCGGATCATAGACTGGATCCGGCGCGTGAACGACGCGGCGGCACCGGTGCTCGCGCTGGACCTGCCGACAGGTGTGGATCCGACGACGGGCACTGTGGGAGACAATGCAGTGCGGGCGGATGTGACAGTGACGTTCGGCTGGCCGAAGCTGGGCCTGCTGCTGCATCCCGCACGTGACCTCTGCGGACGCATCGTCGCGGTGGAGATCGGGTTCCCGCCCGGCAGCCTGACGTCTGAGGCCCGGCTGATCACGCCGGCCTGGGCACGGCGACACCTGCGGGCGCGCGATCCGTCGGCGCACAAGGGTACGGCGGGTCGGCTGCTGATCCTGGCGGGGCATGAGGGGATGGCGGGTGCCGCGGCCATCGCCGGACAGGCAGCGCTGCGAGCAGGTGCGGGCCTGGTGCGCATCGCATCGGAGGTGACCAACCGCGTGATTCTGCAGACGCTCATTCCGGAAGCGACATTCCTGGACCGTGCGGAGCTGCACAGCGATGACCTGGAGCCGATGCACGCCCTCGTTGCCGGTCCGGGGCTCGGCACGGATGGACGCGCGCGCACGGCCCTTTCGAGTGCTCTCGAGATGATGGCGGGGATGCCGGCGCTGCTGGACGCAGATGCACTGAATGTCCACGCGGAAGAGCCGGGCGCGATCCGCGATATCGCGGCGGGCAGACCGCTCGTGATCACCCCACACGCGCGTGAGCTGTCACGTATCTCACACCAGCCGCTCGACGACATACTGGCGGACATGCCGGGCGCTGCACGCGCGGCGGCTCGGGAATTCAACTGTGTCGTACTGCTCAAGGGCCAGCCGTCGCTGATCGCTCTGCCCGATGGGACCCTGCTGGTCAATGCCGTCGGGTCCTCCGACACCGCGACCGCGGGAATGGGGGATCAGCTCGCCGGTACGATCGGCGCCATGCTGGCGGGCGGGTATGGCGCGGTGGAGGCCGGGGCACTGGGCCTGTTCCTGAGTGGGCGTGCAGCTGACCTGGCGGGTCTGGGGCGCTCGCTGACACCCGCGGAGGTGAGCGGCCATCTTGCAGCGGCCATCGCCGATCCCGGTCCGGTGGCGAGCACGCTGGACCTTCCGTTCGTCACGTTCGATCAGCCGCAGCGCCGTTGA
- the thiL gene encoding thiamine-phosphate kinase, with amino-acid sequence MTQIPLGPGAEFDLIRRFYPTDMSAGAAVRLPDAVRVGSGDDCAVVRGEGICLSMDISVEGIHFLREWLQPEEIGYRAAAGALSDLAAVAATPIGVLASLAIDEAEIDIAPRIMDGVRAAAAGARAVLLGGDTSRTIGPIVVDVVVVGNALRPVLRSGARPGDSVWMTGELGAAAAAVRAWKGGGTPEPAARLAFALPTPRIAEAVWLATRGAVDAMIDISDGLAGDVEHLAAASGVRIIIDTASVPIHPTVHAHTPDHEHALRLALTGGEDYELCFAAPPGMVERIVEDFVDTFDLALTCIGTVHSGAGAVLRSNGSVVELPYSGYDHFSASS; translated from the coding sequence ATGACGCAGATTCCGCTCGGTCCCGGCGCCGAGTTCGATCTCATCCGCCGGTTCTACCCGACGGACATGTCGGCTGGAGCGGCAGTGCGCCTGCCGGACGCGGTACGCGTCGGGTCCGGCGATGACTGTGCCGTCGTGCGGGGCGAGGGCATCTGCCTGAGCATGGACATATCGGTCGAAGGCATTCACTTCCTCCGCGAATGGCTGCAGCCGGAGGAGATCGGGTACCGCGCCGCGGCCGGCGCATTGAGCGATCTCGCCGCCGTTGCCGCCACGCCCATCGGCGTGCTTGCCTCGCTCGCGATCGATGAGGCAGAGATCGATATCGCCCCGCGTATCATGGACGGCGTCCGTGCCGCGGCAGCCGGCGCACGGGCGGTCCTGCTGGGCGGCGACACGTCGCGCACGATCGGCCCGATCGTTGTGGATGTCGTTGTGGTCGGCAACGCCCTGCGGCCGGTACTGCGCAGCGGTGCGCGACCCGGCGACTCGGTCTGGATGACCGGCGAGCTGGGTGCAGCGGCTGCGGCCGTGCGGGCGTGGAAGGGCGGCGGAACGCCGGAGCCCGCGGCCCGGCTCGCTTTTGCCCTGCCGACGCCCCGTATCGCCGAGGCGGTCTGGCTCGCAACGCGCGGTGCCGTCGACGCCATGATCGACATCTCCGACGGCCTGGCCGGCGATGTCGAGCATCTCGCCGCCGCGAGCGGTGTGCGCATAATCATCGATACCGCGTCGGTGCCGATCCACCCCACCGTGCACGCCCACACACCGGACCACGAGCACGCGCTGCGGCTCGCGCTCACGGGTGGTGAGGACTACGAGCTGTGCTTCGCCGCTCCGCCGGGTATGGTGGAACGCATTGTCGAGGACTTCGTCGACACGTTCGATCTCGCGCTCACCTGCATCGGCACGGTCCATTCCGGCGCCGGTGCCGTGCTTCGCTCCAATGGCTCGGTCGTCGAGCTGCCTTACTCAGGATACGACCACTTCTCCGCATCATCATGA
- a CDS encoding lysophospholipid acyltransferase family protein, with protein sequence MIRTIWVAINVLASTIPFSLLVVIGSYLGASSRFYDQIPRYWARWILWATGVRVEVQGVENLSPDSAQIIVSNHVSWYDVLALAAWTPKRYRFVAKKELSRVPLWGHAWVAAGHISVDRTDNQSAVASLDQAGRTILEDNSSVIIFAEGTRSRNGELQPFKKGAFILALQNGIDIVPTAVLGTHHIMSRDSWRIRSGRIIVRYGPPVSPAGYDVRRRDELIARVRSEVEHMLSLPVHNT encoded by the coding sequence ATGATTCGCACGATCTGGGTCGCGATCAACGTGCTCGCGTCGACCATACCGTTCAGCCTGCTCGTCGTCATCGGCTCCTATCTCGGGGCCTCCTCCCGGTTCTACGACCAGATCCCGCGCTACTGGGCACGCTGGATCCTCTGGGCGACCGGTGTGCGCGTCGAAGTTCAGGGCGTGGAGAACCTGTCTCCCGACAGCGCGCAGATCATCGTTTCCAACCACGTCTCGTGGTACGATGTCCTCGCACTCGCCGCCTGGACGCCCAAGCGATACCGGTTCGTCGCCAAGAAGGAGCTGTCGCGGGTCCCGCTCTGGGGGCACGCCTGGGTCGCCGCCGGCCATATCTCCGTTGACCGTACCGACAATCAGAGCGCGGTCGCGAGTCTGGATCAGGCCGGCCGCACCATCCTCGAGGACAACAGCTCCGTCATCATCTTCGCGGAAGGCACTCGGTCGCGTAACGGCGAGCTGCAGCCGTTCAAGAAGGGCGCCTTCATCCTGGCGCTTCAGAACGGCATCGACATCGTGCCCACGGCGGTGCTGGGAACGCATCACATCATGTCACGCGATAGCTGGCGCATACGTTCGGGGCGGATTATCGTTCGCTACGGCCCGCCCGTATCCCCGGCAGGCTATGATGTCCGTCGACGTGATGAACTGATTGCGCGGGTGCGATCGGAAGTCGAACACATGCTGTCGCTACCCGTCCATAATACCTGA
- the eno gene encoding phosphopyruvate hydratase, whose amino-acid sequence MSIITSLHAREILDSRGNPTLEAEVVLDTGAAGRAAVPSGASTGEFEAVELRDGDGKRYGGKGVLKAASNVNDEIAEEVIGMDAFDQATVDRMMIEMDGTKNKSSLGANATLAVSLAVARAAAMDAGLPLYRYLGGPNASLMPVPLMNIINGGAHAANNVDLQEFMIAPVGMDSFPAALRAGVEIFHSLKKVLSGRGMGTNVGDEGGFAPDLGTNEEAIEVILEAIEKAGFRPGEDVLLALDAAASEWHRDGAYVFHKSTNERRSAEEMVEFWRTWVERYPIVSIEDGLDEGDWDGWRALTSAIGDRVQLVGDDLFVTNTEFLQKGIETGAGNAILIKVNQIGTLTETLQAIELAKRNGYRYIISHRSGETEDTFIADLAVATRSGQIKTGSASRTDRVAKYNQLLRIAEDLGSAAEYMGRDAF is encoded by the coding sequence ATGTCCATCATCACCAGTCTGCACGCTCGTGAGATCCTCGATTCGCGCGGAAACCCGACGCTCGAAGCGGAAGTCGTCCTCGACACCGGTGCAGCCGGCCGTGCTGCGGTGCCGAGTGGTGCGTCGACAGGCGAGTTCGAGGCGGTCGAGCTGCGGGATGGCGACGGGAAGCGGTACGGCGGCAAGGGCGTGCTGAAGGCGGCGTCCAACGTCAACGACGAGATCGCCGAGGAGGTCATCGGCATGGATGCGTTCGATCAGGCGACGGTCGATCGCATGATGATCGAGATGGACGGTACGAAGAACAAGTCGTCGCTCGGCGCCAATGCCACCCTCGCGGTGTCGCTCGCAGTCGCGCGCGCGGCAGCCATGGACGCGGGCCTGCCCCTGTATCGCTATCTGGGCGGACCGAACGCCTCGCTCATGCCCGTGCCGCTCATGAACATCATCAATGGCGGCGCGCATGCGGCAAACAACGTGGATCTCCAGGAGTTCATGATCGCGCCTGTCGGCATGGACAGCTTCCCGGCAGCGCTGCGCGCGGGCGTTGAGATCTTCCACAGCCTCAAGAAGGTGCTGAGCGGTCGCGGCATGGGAACGAACGTCGGCGACGAGGGCGGATTCGCCCCGGACCTGGGCACGAACGAGGAGGCCATCGAGGTCATCCTCGAAGCGATCGAAAAGGCGGGGTTCCGGCCGGGCGAGGACGTGCTGCTGGCGCTCGATGCCGCCGCGAGCGAGTGGCACCGCGATGGCGCGTACGTCTTTCACAAGTCCACCAATGAGCGACGCTCCGCGGAGGAGATGGTGGAGTTCTGGCGCACCTGGGTGGAACGGTACCCGATCGTGTCCATCGAGGACGGGCTCGATGAGGGCGACTGGGACGGCTGGCGCGCGCTCACCAGCGCCATCGGCGATCGCGTCCAGCTCGTCGGCGATGACCTCTTCGTCACGAACACCGAGTTCCTCCAGAAGGGGATCGAAACAGGGGCCGGCAACGCGATCCTGATCAAGGTCAACCAGATCGGCACGCTGACCGAGACACTGCAGGCCATCGAGCTCGCGAAGCGCAACGGCTACCGCTACATCATCAGCCATCGCTCCGGCGAAACCGAGGACACGTTCATCGCCGACCTCGCCGTCGCTACGCGGAGCGGTCAGATCAAGACCGGCAGCGCCAGCCGCACCGACCGCGTCGCCAAGTACAACCAGCTCCTCCGCATCGCCGAGGACCTCGGCTCCGCCGCCGAGTACATGGGGCGGGACGCGTTTTGA
- a CDS encoding septum formation initiator family protein: protein MKLRVLLGFVLLAGAAYFAVFGGDYDAFDLRRVRQERALEEQRAREVSAEVEALRARRDSLANDSATIERIAREQYGLIRDGERLYRFADTASDSLSGRTR from the coding sequence TTGAAGCTCCGCGTCCTGCTCGGGTTCGTCCTCCTCGCGGGGGCCGCGTACTTCGCCGTCTTCGGTGGGGATTATGACGCCTTCGATCTCCGCAGGGTGCGCCAGGAGCGTGCGCTCGAGGAGCAGCGTGCCCGCGAAGTGAGTGCGGAGGTCGAAGCGCTGCGCGCCCGCCGCGATTCACTGGCGAATGACTCTGCGACCATCGAACGCATCGCTCGCGAACAGTACGGCCTGATCCGCGACGGCGAGCGACTCTACCGCTTCGCCGATACCGCGTCCGACAGCCTGTCCGGCCGCACCCGGTAA
- a CDS encoding SET domain-containing protein-lysine N-methyltransferase, with product MATKKRTTRPFEARESKIQGRGVFATRKIEEGTRLIEYKGEVVTDAEADRRYPFEEDERHHTFLFRLDSGDAIDAGPSRSIAKYINHSCDPNCEAVEEDGRIFIEAIRDIARGEELVYDYNYVLDEPHNAANKKLYPCNCGAKKCRGTILARKR from the coding sequence ATGGCGACAAAGAAGCGTACGACCCGACCGTTCGAGGCCAGAGAGTCGAAGATCCAGGGGCGCGGCGTGTTTGCGACCCGGAAGATAGAGGAGGGCACCCGCCTCATCGAGTACAAGGGCGAGGTGGTCACTGACGCGGAGGCGGACCGCCGCTACCCGTTCGAAGAGGATGAGCGACATCACACGTTCCTGTTCCGCCTGGATTCGGGTGATGCGATCGACGCGGGTCCGAGCCGGAGCATCGCCAAGTACATCAATCACTCGTGCGACCCGAACTGCGAGGCGGTGGAGGAGGATGGGCGCATCTTCATCGAGGCCATCCGTGACATCGCGCGGGGCGAGGAACTGGTGTACGATTACAACTACGTACTGGACGAGCCGCATAACGCCGCGAACAAGAAGCTGTATCCCTGCAACTGCGGCGCGAAGAAGTGCAGGGGCACCATCCTGGCCAGGAAGCGATAG
- a CDS encoding Na+/H+ antiporter NhaC family protein: MTEPTWISVLPPLLAIGLAIVTRQVYLSLASGIWLGWTIMAGWNPVAGLGQAIDETVRVLGDEGNAKVILFTLVIGALIATVEAAGGVRGFVDWVERKNFVTSGRRAQVLTFIVGFVIFIESNITVLVAGAIGRPLFDRFRVSREKLAYIIDSTSAPICILIPLNAWGAYVLGLLGESGIDQPLSVFIASIPLNFYAISAIIVTFITVIFGVNLGPMKKAERRTQGGELLSAGAAPLLDPEVLSPPPNDRIEPRARNMFLPIAAMVLMMPVALYITGGGDLREGSGSTSVLWAVLTGLTVAWLLLLAQRAYTIDELTRTGLKGAGGLMSLALVLLLALALGSVARQLGTGVFIAQATGDLLPASVFLPLVFIVGAGVAFSTGTSWGTFAIMIPIAVPAAQALGLPPAPFVAAALSGGVFGDHASPISDTTIIASMAAATDHIDHVRTQLPYALISGGIAITAFAVAGAFMG, encoded by the coding sequence ATGACGGAGCCAACCTGGATCTCGGTGCTGCCGCCGCTCCTTGCGATCGGACTCGCGATCGTGACGCGGCAGGTGTACCTCTCGCTCGCCTCCGGCATCTGGCTGGGCTGGACGATCATGGCCGGCTGGAATCCCGTCGCGGGACTCGGCCAGGCGATCGACGAGACGGTGCGGGTGCTCGGAGACGAGGGCAACGCGAAAGTCATCCTGTTCACGCTCGTGATCGGTGCTCTGATCGCGACCGTGGAAGCGGCCGGCGGCGTGCGCGGCTTCGTGGACTGGGTAGAGCGCAAGAACTTCGTCACCAGTGGCCGGCGCGCGCAGGTGCTCACGTTCATCGTGGGCTTCGTCATCTTCATCGAGTCCAACATCACCGTGCTCGTGGCGGGCGCGATCGGTCGTCCGCTGTTCGACCGCTTCCGTGTGTCGCGGGAGAAGCTGGCGTACATCATCGACTCCACGTCTGCGCCCATCTGCATCCTCATCCCGCTCAACGCCTGGGGCGCCTACGTGCTCGGACTGCTCGGCGAGTCGGGGATCGATCAGCCGCTGTCCGTGTTCATCGCCTCGATCCCGCTGAACTTCTACGCGATCAGCGCCATCATCGTCACGTTCATCACGGTCATCTTCGGTGTGAATCTCGGGCCGATGAAGAAGGCAGAGCGCAGGACGCAGGGCGGCGAGCTGCTCTCCGCCGGCGCCGCGCCCCTCCTCGATCCCGAGGTGCTGTCCCCGCCGCCGAACGACCGCATCGAGCCACGCGCGCGCAACATGTTCCTGCCGATCGCGGCCATGGTTCTCATGATGCCGGTCGCGCTCTACATCACAGGCGGCGGCGACCTGCGCGAGGGCAGCGGCTCGACCAGCGTCCTGTGGGCCGTCCTCACGGGTCTCACCGTCGCGTGGCTCCTGCTTCTCGCCCAGCGGGCCTACACGATCGATGAGCTCACCCGGACCGGGCTCAAGGGGGCCGGCGGTCTCATGAGCCTGGCCCTCGTGCTCCTTCTCGCGCTCGCGCTCGGGTCGGTGGCCCGACAACTCGGCACCGGCGTGTTTATCGCACAGGCCACCGGAGATCTCCTCCCCGCCTCCGTGTTCCTCCCGCTCGTTTTTATCGTCGGCGCCGGAGTCGCCTTTTCGACCGGCACCAGCTGGGGCACATTTGCGATCATGATCCCGATCGCTGTGCCGGCGGCTCAGGCGCTCGGCCTGCCGCCAGCACCGTTCGTCGCGGCCGCACTCTCCGGCGGCGTCTTCGGTGACCACGCGTCGCCCATCAGCGACACGACGATCATCGCCTCCATGGCCGCCGCGACGGACCATATCGATCACGTCCGCACACAGCTGCCGTACGCCCTCATCAGCGGAGGCATCGCCATTACCGCGTTTGCGGTCGCCGGCGCCTTCATGGGCTGA